A single Anaerolineae bacterium DNA region contains:
- a CDS encoding carbohydrate ABC transporter permease produces the protein MAVRTTCLYSWSSKAYPARQLRRLIAGASLTLLASIILTIYLSPFGYMMTTAFKDRQMMARPGAPLWPAVEATYTYQGEEMVFKVGKNEWKIVPGEKYPLYYVPLERGTRKLALVVKGRDESYFLDPEQPEKGLIRWEGNWRTLKVVWEFRPKWENLTKAWREINFPRMLRNTIIIALVGAIGTTISSTLVAYGFSRFRFPARNLLFIILIGTIILPGQVTLVPIYAFFTRIGWVGTFLPLTVPHFFANAYNVFLLRQFFLTVPKELDEAAMIDGAGPFRILISVLLPQVLPAITTVFLFHFLWAWNDYFYPYIYLAAKPELQPISVGIYTYNAMYFAQPHMIQTTALMGLVLPVIIFFLAQRTIMRGVVITGIEK, from the coding sequence ATGGCGGTGCGCACAACCTGTCTCTATTCATGGTCCTCAAAGGCTTACCCAGCCCGGCAGCTCCGTCGGCTAATAGCTGGAGCTTCTCTCACACTTCTGGCTTCCATAATCCTGACCATTTATCTTAGCCCCTTTGGATATATGATGACTACAGCTTTCAAGGACCGGCAAATGATGGCCAGGCCAGGGGCTCCTCTGTGGCCAGCTGTCGAGGCTACGTATACTTACCAGGGCGAGGAAATGGTATTTAAGGTGGGGAAAAATGAATGGAAAATAGTCCCCGGGGAGAAGTATCCTCTCTATTACGTGCCTTTAGAAAGGGGGACAAGAAAGCTCGCCTTGGTGGTTAAAGGACGGGATGAAAGCTACTTTTTAGACCCTGAGCAGCCCGAGAAAGGTCTGATAAGATGGGAGGGCAACTGGCGCACTCTGAAAGTGGTTTGGGAGTTCAGGCCCAAGTGGGAAAATTTGACCAAGGCATGGCGTGAAATAAACTTCCCTCGCATGCTTCGTAATACCATCATTATCGCTCTCGTGGGCGCCATTGGAACGACGATTTCTTCCACTTTGGTAGCCTATGGTTTTTCGCGTTTCCGGTTTCCCGCAAGGAATCTGCTTTTCATTATTTTGATCGGCACGATAATCCTTCCCGGGCAGGTTACGCTGGTGCCCATTTATGCCTTCTTCACCCGCATTGGCTGGGTGGGGACTTTCTTGCCGTTGACTGTGCCTCACTTCTTTGCCAATGCTTACAATGTGTTCCTGTTGCGCCAGTTCTTCCTAACCGTGCCTAAAGAGCTCGACGAAGCAGCCATGATAGACGGTGCCGGTCCTTTCCGCATCCTTATCTCCGTGCTCTTGCCCCAGGTGCTTCCTGCCATTACCACGGTGTTCCTGTTCCACTTCCTCTGGGCCTGGAACGATTACTTCTACCCTTATATTTACCTGGCCGCTAAGCCAGAGCTTCAGCCCATATCGGTGGGAATTTACACTTACAACGCAATGTATTTTGCCCAGCCCCACATGATCCAGACCACCGCCCTCATGGGTCTGGTTCTTCCTGTTATCATTTTCTTCCTTGCCCAGAGGACTATAATGCGTGGTGTGGTTATCACAGGCATAGAGAAGTGA
- a CDS encoding glycosyl transferase, whose translation MKYGYFDDRQREYVITRPDTPLPWINYLGCEEYFGIISQTAGGYSFYKDARLRRLTRYRYNNVPMDYGGRYIYLRDNETGEFWSPSWQPTRNDLEDFRCRHGLGYTIISSRYKDVEASILYFIPLGATLEVWALTITNRRRKSLHLSLFSAVEFCLWNAYDDMTNFQRNYSTGEVEIEEGVIYHKTEYRERRNHFAFFACSEALAGFDTQRDVFLGSYRGWDRPLAVERGESFNSVASGWAPMGSHHVRLTLQPGESRRVIFLLGYHENPPEQKFDPPDSLRINKRTVRPVIERYLDLNNVEKAFEELRAYWDKLLGVLQVETPDEHTNRMVNIWNPYQCTITFNLARSASMFESGIGRGIGFRDSNQDLLGFMHMVPEKARERILNLAATQLEDGGAYHQYQPLTKRGNEEIGSGFNDDPLWLVLSVAAYLKETGDWSILDEPVVFENKPGTEAPLYEHLRRSIRYTLERLGPHGLPLIGRADWNDCLNLNTFSDDPNISFQTAPLKMDGKKAESVFIAGLFVLAATEMAEIARRRGLTEETKQYLEAAEKMKDTVLKYGWDGKWFLRAYDAFGRKVGSKECEEGQIFVETQGICVMAGIGLEDGKAREALDSVRERLATEHGIILQQPAYTRYHLHLGEISSYPPGYKENAGIFCHTNPWIMIAEARTGNGDQAFDYYLRINPSVREAISEVHRCEPYVYAQMIAGRDAPNFGEAKNSWLTGAAAWNYVAITQWILGIRPSYDGLEIAPVIPLGWEGFRAKRVFRGVTYYITVKRTGRGNRVSLKVNGSPVEGTLVPRPPEGMHEVYVEAEVW comes from the coding sequence ATGAAATACGGGTATTTCGACGACAGGCAACGCGAGTATGTTATCACCCGTCCCGATACCCCATTGCCCTGGATAAACTATCTCGGCTGCGAGGAATATTTTGGGATAATCTCTCAAACAGCGGGAGGGTATTCGTTCTACAAGGACGCAAGACTGCGTCGCCTGACAAGATATCGCTATAACAACGTGCCGATGGATTATGGAGGACGTTACATTTACTTGCGGGATAACGAGACAGGTGAATTCTGGTCACCTTCGTGGCAACCCACGCGTAACGACTTAGAAGACTTTCGTTGCCGTCATGGGCTCGGATACACTATCATAAGTTCCCGTTACAAGGACGTGGAAGCCAGTATTCTTTATTTCATCCCTCTGGGGGCTACGCTAGAGGTATGGGCGTTAACTATCACAAATCGGCGCAGAAAGTCCCTGCATCTTTCGCTTTTCTCGGCAGTGGAGTTCTGCCTCTGGAATGCCTACGATGATATGACCAACTTCCAACGCAATTACAGCACAGGCGAGGTGGAAATTGAAGAGGGCGTGATTTACCACAAGACCGAGTACAGGGAAAGACGCAATCATTTTGCCTTTTTTGCCTGTTCTGAAGCTCTGGCTGGCTTTGATACCCAGAGAGATGTGTTTTTGGGATCCTATCGCGGCTGGGATCGCCCCCTGGCTGTGGAGAGAGGAGAGTCTTTTAACTCCGTCGCCAGTGGATGGGCTCCCATGGGCTCTCATCACGTCAGGTTAACCCTGCAGCCTGGAGAGTCACGCCGTGTTATTTTCCTATTGGGCTATCATGAGAATCCCCCGGAGCAGAAGTTTGACCCCCCGGATTCCCTACGGATAAACAAGAGGACAGTCAGACCTGTAATCGAACGATATCTTGACCTAAATAATGTTGAAAAGGCCTTTGAAGAGCTGCGGGCTTACTGGGACAAGCTCTTAGGGGTTCTCCAAGTGGAGACCCCGGATGAGCACACCAACAGGATGGTTAACATCTGGAACCCCTATCAATGCACGATCACCTTCAACCTTGCTCGTTCGGCTTCAATGTTTGAATCGGGCATCGGGAGGGGGATTGGCTTTCGGGATTCCAATCAAGACCTGCTTGGTTTCATGCATATGGTTCCCGAAAAAGCCCGGGAACGCATACTTAATCTGGCAGCCACTCAGCTCGAAGACGGCGGTGCCTATCATCAATACCAACCTCTTACCAAGCGAGGCAACGAGGAAATCGGTAGCGGTTTTAACGATGACCCCCTGTGGCTGGTTCTCAGCGTTGCAGCTTATCTAAAGGAAACGGGTGATTGGAGCATTCTGGACGAGCCAGTAGTCTTTGAAAACAAGCCTGGCACTGAGGCCCCCCTTTATGAACACCTGAGGCGCAGTATTCGCTACACTCTCGAAAGGTTGGGACCTCACGGCCTGCCTCTTATTGGCCGGGCTGATTGGAACGATTGTCTGAACCTGAACACTTTTTCCGATGATCCCAATATTTCTTTTCAGACCGCTCCCCTTAAAATGGACGGTAAGAAAGCTGAATCTGTTTTTATCGCTGGTCTGTTCGTTCTGGCAGCCACTGAAATGGCGGAAATAGCTCGACGACGCGGCCTTACGGAAGAAACCAAGCAATATTTAGAGGCTGCAGAGAAGATGAAGGACACTGTTCTTAAATACGGCTGGGATGGAAAATGGTTCCTGAGGGCTTACGATGCTTTCGGGCGGAAGGTGGGCTCTAAGGAGTGTGAAGAAGGCCAGATTTTCGTGGAAACGCAAGGGATATGTGTGATGGCTGGCATTGGTTTGGAAGATGGAAAGGCGCGCGAGGCGTTAGATTCGGTGCGGGAGAGGCTTGCCACTGAACACGGTATAATCCTTCAACAACCAGCCTATACACGCTATCACCTCCATTTAGGAGAGATATCTTCCTATCCGCCCGGTTACAAAGAGAACGCTGGGATTTTCTGCCATACCAATCCCTGGATTATGATAGCGGAGGCCAGAACAGGCAATGGCGATCAGGCCTTTGATTACTACCTTCGGATTAATCCTTCGGTGCGGGAAGCTATCAGTGAGGTTCATCGGTGTGAACCCTATGTTTACGCCCAGATGATTGCTGGACGCGACGCGCCCAACTTCGGTGAGGCTAAAAATTCGTGGCTCACCGGTGCTGCAGCTTGGAATTATGTGGCTATAACGCAATGGATACTGGGTATCCGTCCTTCCTATGATGGCCTCGAGATTGCTCCAGTTATTCCCTTAGGCTGGGAAGGGTTCCGGGCGAAACGGGTTTTCCGTGGAGTAACGTATTATATAACCGTAAAACGCACTGGCAGGGGCAATCGTGTGAGCTTGAAAGTCAACGGAAGCCCTGTAGAAGGGACTCTGGTGCCCAGGCCCCCTGAGGGAATGCATGAGGTTTATGTGGAGGCAGAGGTTTGGTAA
- a CDS encoding aldo/keto reductase: MSRRVLGKSGIEVSVIGMGLWAIGGDYWGSIDDQEALQAIGRALELGVNFFDTADVYGDGHSEELLGLAMKGRRDKFVVTTKIGWKGYDREHGRSAYDTPEKVIAGVEESLRRLQTDYIDLIQCHINFRDPTMENFVEGFQRLQQGGKVRAYGVSTSDFEYLKAFNADGRGATLQIDYSILNRTPEREVFPYCIENNIGVIARGPLAMGRLTSKFSPNTRFPPDDWRRRWIEDPDEYGIFRPLAERRSLAQLALQFVISSPAVSVAIPGARSASQVEENVKAALLPPLTPEELSFIDSVVPPGGGRKIWPA, from the coding sequence ATATCCAGGCGGGTTCTGGGGAAGAGCGGGATAGAGGTATCCGTCATCGGAATGGGGCTATGGGCCATTGGCGGCGATTACTGGGGATCTATTGATGACCAGGAGGCGCTTCAAGCTATAGGTAGAGCTCTTGAGCTCGGTGTGAACTTCTTTGATACCGCTGATGTTTACGGTGATGGACATAGCGAAGAACTTCTCGGGCTAGCAATGAAAGGACGTCGGGACAAGTTTGTGGTGACCACCAAAATCGGCTGGAAAGGTTACGATCGCGAGCATGGTCGCTCCGCTTACGACACTCCTGAAAAAGTTATCGCTGGAGTGGAGGAAAGCCTGCGGCGCCTTCAGACCGATTACATAGACCTGATCCAGTGCCACATTAATTTTCGCGATCCCACGATGGAGAACTTCGTTGAAGGCTTTCAGAGATTGCAACAGGGTGGAAAAGTGCGTGCTTATGGGGTAAGCACGAGTGATTTTGAATACCTCAAAGCCTTCAACGCTGATGGCCGGGGTGCAACCTTGCAGATAGATTACAGCATCCTCAATCGCACTCCCGAAAGGGAAGTTTTCCCTTACTGCATCGAAAACAATATCGGTGTGATAGCCCGCGGCCCTCTGGCTATGGGTCGGCTTACCAGCAAGTTTTCCCCCAATACCCGTTTTCCTCCTGATGATTGGCGGCGACGCTGGATTGAGGATCCTGACGAATACGGAATATTTCGCCCCCTGGCTGAGAGGCGTTCGCTTGCTCAACTTGCTCTTCAGTTTGTAATCTCCAGCCCGGCTGTTTCGGTAGCCATTCCCGGAGCCAGAAGCGCTTCCCAGGTGGAAGAAAATGTAAAAGCTGCTTTGCTTCCCCCTCTTACTCCTGAGGAGCTTTCCTTCATAGACAGCGTGGTACCCCCTGGAGGTGGGCGGAAAATTTGGCCGGCTTGA
- a CDS encoding glycoside hydrolase codes for MEWKFVEPSGGHFFVELTGKSDVVRVAHSRYFVLNNVWGADTPQTIRVDVRNGDFTIVHAEHSARNRVAAYPAIIKGNHWELSTTSSGMPIKVGKLISLLSSWSFTPVDSGRWSAAYDLWFSPLSDSKAGYPGGTELMLWLDRRGAVPDGSPVTLVTINDIEWEIWFEKGKREWAYVVYVSSRPVYHVDNFNLLEFVMDCVARGWIEKDWYLHAVEAGFELWEGGVGLASSNFSVLLG; via the coding sequence ATGGAATGGAAATTTGTTGAACCATCCGGAGGGCATTTTTTCGTAGAGCTCACTGGCAAGTCTGACGTGGTTCGGGTGGCGCATTCTCGCTATTTTGTCCTCAACAATGTATGGGGAGCCGATACTCCACAAACCATTCGGGTGGACGTCCGCAATGGCGATTTCACGATCGTCCATGCGGAACACAGTGCCAGAAACCGAGTGGCTGCTTATCCCGCGATAATTAAAGGGAATCACTGGGAGCTTTCTACCACCTCCAGCGGGATGCCTATAAAGGTTGGCAAGCTAATCTCCCTGCTGAGCAGTTGGTCCTTCACCCCTGTTGATTCGGGGCGATGGAGTGCCGCATATGACCTCTGGTTCAGCCCCCTCAGCGATTCAAAGGCAGGTTATCCTGGCGGCACCGAACTCATGCTCTGGCTCGATAGAAGGGGGGCGGTTCCGGATGGGTCTCCTGTAACTCTGGTGACCATAAACGACATTGAGTGGGAGATTTGGTTTGAGAAAGGCAAGAGGGAGTGGGCCTATGTGGTCTACGTAAGTTCCAGGCCGGTTTATCACGTGGACAATTTCAACCTTTTGGAATTTGTGATGGATTGTGTCGCGCGGGGGTGGATAGAGAAAGACTGGTACTTGCATGCGGTAGAGGCTGGATTTGAACTGTGGGAGGGGGGTGTAGGACTAGCCAGCAGCAATTTCTCGGTACTGTTGGGATGA
- a CDS encoding non-lysosomal glucosylceramidase, translated as MRCKRYPFTAILLLVLAPLVFSCVHPATPPERVKIQETFTPQIPSAAWSRPIGEPYERAGRPKVNYPMIDDGPFQGLPLGGLGAGTIGRTYRGDFARWHLNAGKHFYESIPANQFSVFVRRGNYVQAHVLSPLKPTVLEEWNWDMPVGAGTYYALFPRAWFVYNWDVLPVKLVQKQFSPVIPHNYRESSYPVGIFEWAIYNPTDEPVTVGIMFSWQNLVGYFWGRGTMGGHYNYVEADDKVVGIVLTREGGEVTEEWDGSFAIATRKVPGVEVTYNARFPIADGGPLWTDFSSDGKLSNVEDRRPSEPLEMVAAALAVTVDLRPGELITVPFVLAWDFPIMEFGAGEKWYRRYTRFFGKSGRNALIIAREALENYHAWEKAIEDWQRPILEDRRRPEWYKTALFNELYYLVDGGTIWENGRVGGQEPEGIGRFAYLECFDYPFYNTFDVHFYASFALIQLWPELQKSLMRDFAAAIGMEDKEFVRIGATGKKAQRKVAGAVPHDLGSPDEAPWVRPNAYRWQDSNIWKDLNSKFVLQLWRDYVFTGDESLVKDLWPGVVQALDYLHRFDEDEDGLPDHAGIPDQTYDTWPMKGASAYSGSLLLAALEAAIEMGRIVGDEERVGFYSQWLELAKRSFEEKLWNGRYYKFDSEGPTSDSIMADQLVGQWYADATGLEPIVPPEHIELALRTIYRYNVAGFANGEMGAVNGMRPDGKVDRTGEQSQEVWTGTTYALAAFMLHRGLEEEAWKTAWGIYNVTYNRGYWFRTPEAWDITGNFRASMYMRPLSIWAIERALEARK; from the coding sequence ATGAGATGCAAAAGATATCCTTTTACGGCTATATTGCTGTTAGTACTGGCCCCTTTAGTTTTTTCCTGTGTTCACCCGGCGACTCCTCCTGAAAGGGTCAAAATTCAAGAAACCTTTACCCCCCAGATACCGTCCGCTGCATGGAGTCGCCCCATAGGTGAGCCTTATGAGAGGGCAGGGCGCCCCAAAGTAAATTACCCGATGATAGACGACGGCCCTTTTCAGGGGTTGCCTCTTGGGGGACTAGGAGCAGGAACTATAGGCCGGACTTACCGGGGTGATTTCGCTCGCTGGCATTTGAATGCCGGCAAGCATTTCTATGAATCTATCCCAGCTAATCAGTTTTCAGTCTTCGTTCGCAGGGGCAATTACGTTCAGGCTCATGTTTTGAGTCCTCTTAAGCCCACCGTTCTTGAGGAGTGGAACTGGGATATGCCCGTTGGAGCCGGAACCTATTACGCCCTCTTCCCCAGGGCATGGTTCGTATACAATTGGGATGTCCTCCCGGTAAAGCTTGTTCAGAAGCAATTTTCCCCTGTAATCCCTCACAATTACAGGGAGAGCAGCTATCCAGTAGGCATTTTTGAATGGGCTATTTACAATCCGACGGATGAACCGGTCACCGTAGGGATAATGTTCAGCTGGCAAAACCTTGTGGGATATTTCTGGGGTAGGGGCACTATGGGAGGGCATTACAATTACGTTGAAGCCGATGATAAAGTCGTTGGGATTGTGTTGACCCGAGAGGGCGGTGAAGTCACTGAAGAGTGGGATGGTTCCTTTGCCATAGCCACCAGGAAAGTCCCCGGGGTAGAAGTTACTTACAACGCTCGTTTTCCCATTGCAGATGGTGGCCCCCTGTGGACTGATTTTTCCAGTGACGGCAAACTCAGCAATGTAGAGGACCGTCGTCCTTCTGAACCCTTAGAGATGGTAGCTGCAGCCCTGGCGGTTACTGTAGATCTGAGACCCGGAGAGCTGATCACGGTTCCCTTTGTCCTGGCGTGGGATTTCCCCATTATGGAGTTCGGGGCCGGTGAAAAATGGTATAGGCGATACACTCGCTTTTTCGGCAAGAGTGGAAGAAACGCTTTAATTATTGCTCGGGAAGCTCTTGAAAATTATCATGCGTGGGAAAAGGCGATAGAAGATTGGCAAAGGCCAATCCTCGAAGACAGAAGGCGCCCTGAATGGTATAAAACTGCTCTCTTTAACGAACTATATTACCTGGTGGACGGCGGGACCATATGGGAGAACGGTCGCGTGGGCGGTCAAGAGCCAGAAGGTATAGGGCGTTTTGCCTATCTTGAGTGCTTTGATTACCCCTTCTACAACACTTTTGACGTCCATTTCTATGCTTCTTTCGCTCTAATTCAGCTTTGGCCGGAGTTGCAAAAAAGCCTGATGAGGGATTTCGCTGCAGCTATCGGGATGGAAGACAAAGAATTTGTCCGGATAGGAGCTACCGGCAAGAAAGCTCAGCGCAAGGTAGCCGGAGCTGTCCCTCACGATTTAGGGAGCCCGGACGAGGCCCCGTGGGTTAGGCCAAATGCTTACAGATGGCAGGATTCCAACATATGGAAGGACCTGAACAGCAAATTCGTATTGCAGCTCTGGCGGGATTATGTTTTCACTGGGGATGAAAGCCTGGTCAAAGACCTCTGGCCAGGGGTGGTCCAGGCGCTAGATTACCTGCATCGTTTCGATGAGGACGAAGATGGGCTGCCCGACCACGCAGGCATACCCGATCAGACTTATGATACCTGGCCCATGAAAGGAGCAAGCGCTTACAGCGGTAGTCTATTGCTGGCAGCTCTGGAGGCCGCCATTGAAATGGGCAGAATAGTTGGCGATGAGGAGCGTGTTGGCTTCTACTCTCAGTGGCTTGAACTGGCAAAACGCTCCTTTGAAGAGAAACTGTGGAATGGTCGGTATTACAAATTTGACTCCGAAGGTCCCACTTCAGACAGCATAATGGCCGACCAGCTGGTAGGTCAGTGGTATGCGGATGCCACAGGTCTGGAACCCATTGTGCCACCGGAGCACATAGAGCTCGCCCTGCGCACCATTTATAGATATAACGTGGCTGGGTTCGCCAACGGTGAGATGGGCGCAGTCAATGGTATGAGGCCAGATGGGAAGGTGGATAGAACGGGCGAGCAATCTCAGGAAGTCTGGACCGGCACTACTTACGCACTGGCGGCCTTCATGCTTCACCGGGGACTTGAAGAAGAAGCATGGAAGACTGCCTGGGGTATTTACAACGTTACCTATAACCGCGGGTACTGGTTCCGTACTCCGGAAGCCTGGGATATCACCGGCAACTTCCGTGCCAGCATGTACATGCGTCCTCTGAGCATATGGGCTATTGAACGGGCTTTGGAAGCACGGAAGTGA
- a CDS encoding extracellular solute-binding protein, producing MKTMRELTVQLMFDPGLPLLLEVFNRKINGFAESRWIKLNLHLTPWEKGWAELMKTALYRWGPDVSEVGTSWVEGLVNLQALRPFTSEEVELIRGNYEFLPASWDTAYIAGDPRVWSIPWMADTRLTYYRLDIFEKADVDPERAFSSHETFLEALEKLARAEVEIPLAIPTAPENPTLHVAASWVWATGGEFMSPDGQKVLFNEPEAVEGFCRYFDLYRYIAPSIQGMGDAEVNPLFRKGRVAILISGQWVLNSIRSGDAAPEVLENLGVAPVPGVPFVGGGNLVIWQHARYPDLAIETVSFLTSLEMQETCFKALWMLPTRLETLKSDLFEKDEALRVIRNNLLRGKAFKGAYMWGIVEDGLCSLIASIWNTLFAKAEAGRVDLRQMVSAELDKLATAINSALYDRFWKRQAAIAS from the coding sequence ATGAAAACTATGAGAGAGCTAACCGTTCAATTGATGTTTGACCCTGGCTTGCCGCTGTTGCTTGAAGTCTTCAACAGGAAAATAAATGGGTTTGCGGAGAGCCGGTGGATAAAGCTGAATCTACATCTAACGCCGTGGGAGAAAGGGTGGGCTGAATTGATGAAAACGGCCCTTTACAGGTGGGGACCAGATGTTTCCGAAGTGGGAACAAGCTGGGTAGAAGGCCTGGTGAACTTGCAGGCTCTGCGCCCTTTCACCAGTGAAGAGGTGGAACTGATAAGGGGCAATTATGAATTCTTGCCTGCTTCGTGGGATACGGCTTACATAGCAGGTGATCCACGGGTATGGTCCATCCCGTGGATGGCAGATACCCGTCTAACTTATTATCGGCTCGATATCTTTGAAAAAGCCGACGTTGACCCCGAAAGGGCTTTTTCTTCTCACGAGACTTTTCTGGAAGCACTGGAAAAGCTCGCCAGAGCAGAGGTAGAAATCCCTCTGGCCATTCCCACTGCACCCGAAAACCCCACCCTCCACGTGGCCGCTTCCTGGGTCTGGGCCACGGGCGGAGAGTTTATGAGCCCGGATGGGCAGAAAGTTCTCTTTAATGAGCCCGAGGCTGTAGAGGGCTTTTGCAGGTACTTTGACCTTTACCGCTACATAGCCCCATCCATCCAGGGCATGGGTGACGCTGAGGTTAATCCCCTCTTCCGGAAGGGCCGAGTTGCTATCTTGATAAGTGGGCAGTGGGTGCTCAATTCTATCCGTAGCGGCGACGCAGCTCCGGAAGTCCTTGAAAACTTGGGAGTAGCGCCGGTCCCCGGAGTGCCCTTCGTAGGCGGCGGTAATCTGGTCATATGGCAGCATGCCCGTTACCCGGACCTGGCCATTGAAACGGTAAGTTTCCTGACCAGCCTGGAAATGCAAGAAACCTGCTTCAAGGCTCTGTGGATGCTTCCCACGCGTTTAGAAACCCTCAAAAGCGATCTCTTTGAGAAAGATGAAGCTTTACGCGTCATAAGGAACAATCTCCTCAGAGGCAAAGCCTTCAAAGGTGCCTACATGTGGGGCATAGTTGAGGATGGGCTCTGCAGTCTTATAGCCTCTATCTGGAACACCTTGTTTGCAAAGGCCGAAGCAGGAAGGGTTGATTTGAGACAGATGGTTTCTGCAGAACTTGACAAGCTTGCAACCGCCATAAATAGCGCCCTTTATGATAGATTCTGGAAAAGGCAGGCGGCGATAGCAAGTTAG